TATATGATCATTGACCATGCCAGTTGCTTGCATAAAAGCATAACAAATGGTCGAGCCAACAAATTTAAAGCCTCTCTTTTTTAGATCCTTACTCATCTTATCACTAATAGGAGTTGTAGCAGGCACTAACTCTATGCTCTCAAAATGATTAATGATTGGTTGATGATCAACAAAGGACCAAATGTATTGACTGAAGGAACCGAATTCCTCCACCACATTATAATAGGCTTGGACATTAGTTATCACTGCTCGAACTTTTAATTTATTACGGACAATTCCTTTGTTTTGCAACAGTTCTTCTATCTTTTTTTCGTCATAATGAATGATTTCCGCTGGATTAAATTGATCAAA
This DNA window, taken from Bacillaceae bacterium S4-13-56, encodes the following:
- a CDS encoding DNA-3-methyladenine glycosylase I, whose amino-acid sequence is MNRCGWVNDDPLYIQYHDYEWGVPVYDDQMLFEYLNLEGAQAGLSWYTILKKRENYRIAFDQFNPAEIIHYDEKKIEELLQNKGIVRNKLKVRAVITNVQAYYNVVEEFGSFSQYIWSFVDHQPIINHFESIELVPATTPISDKMSKDLKKRGFKFVGSTICYAFMQATGMVNDHIVTCDFRKVE